In Corylus avellana chromosome ca2, CavTom2PMs-1.0, the following proteins share a genomic window:
- the LOC132168968 gene encoding probable disease resistance protein At4g27220: MEKIGIAVATKIVDYTAAPVGEWLCYSFRYSSNIESVKNQVEKLGLARDSVQHSIDAAIRNGEEIEGDVDKWLKEVDEIAELAKKVLDCEEEAKKKFCNGACLNLKLRHQVSKKAKKIVQDIGEVLENGRFDKVSYRLASQGIVTRSYMNYMDFESRMSTVKGLMEALGDANMNVIGMWGMAGVGKTTLARVVARQAKEEKLFEEVAMADVTQSPDLRRIQGEIADMLDLKFDKETVSGRASRLHERLSQDRKILVILDDIWEKLELETIGIPSKGCKLVLISRNRDVLFCEMGTQKDFGLEVLPKEEAWNLFENMAGDCVKDPNLRCVATEVAKECAGLPIAIVTVSKALKNKNLHEWKDALQLLRRPAPEHLTRMQSTIYSSIELSYSHLESHEVQYLFSRCAEMPFSVNYLDLLKYCYGLGTFHGINTLEETRNRLYRLVRNLKDSCLLLDCPHSSEDYHMHDVVHDVATLIASKVHNMIIVRDDDGLKETLDGDVLKRCKEFSIRGGDFHELPNEMECPELRFLYVNGGDRSLHIPENFFQGMERLKVLDFTQMQLSSLPSSLPFVKNLRTLCLDGCVLDDIAVIGELKNLVILSLLGSHISKLPREIGLLTHLRLLDLSNCSKLKVIPPNVLSSLVELEELYMGNSFVQWEAEGLNNEGNNANLAELNHLCHLTTLEIHIRDASSLPKDLLFEKLERYAIFVGDVWDWSDKRRASRTLKLKMNTGLHSGIGIKMLLKGTENLYLDELNGVNSVLHELDREGFQQLKHLQIQNNPDIKYIVNSRLWVIAFPALETFLLKNMTGLEEIYHGQLPLTSFGNLRVVKVEHCDKLKFVFSSSIARGLSQIEELEIRECNIMGAIVVKEGKMEDTDLILFPKLRCLALRHLPKLISFSSTQNSFITDAGEITNSEGKLDFYMPILHEQVVFPNLERLELSSIDLEDGQQYQHQTTSSSCKLENMRSTSRFQNLSHLEVQGSGNLKYLLSFSTARFMVQLKHLHILECKVMEEIIVTEDLGVVEEIIPNVLFRRLECLVLNNLPMLKRFCVGSNIEFPSLKQLRIEHCSKLKTFILKHVSSGMKAGKELMEMNGMDNPRSVVQPLFNEDVAFPSLEKLAISHMDDMEIIWHNQFAVESFCKLQTLKVECCENLTNYVFQSNMLA; encoded by the exons ATGGAGAAGATTGGTATTGCGGTTGCTACAAAAATCGTTGACTACACGGCTGCACCAGTTGGAGAATGGCTATGTTACTCATTTCGCTACAGCAGCAACATTGAGAGTGTGAAGAATCAGGTAGAGAAGTTGGGGCTTGCCAGAGATAGTGTGCAACATTCTATCGATGCTGCGATAAGAAACGGTGAAGAAATTGAAGGTGATGTTGACAAGTGGTTGAAAGAGGTGGATGAGATTGCAGAGTTGGCCAAGAAAGTTCTTGAttgtgaagaagaagcaaagaagAAGTTTTGTAATGGGGCATGCTTGAACTTGAAGCTTCGGCATCAGGTAAGCAAGAAAGCGAAGAAGATAGTGCAAGATATTGGTGAAGTCCTGGAAAATGGCCGATTTGACAAAGTTTCCTACCGTCTTGCATCACAAGGGATAGTGACAAGGAGTTATATGAATTACATGGACTTTGAGTCAAGAATGTCAACTGTGAAGGGACTTATGGAGGCACTGGGAGATGCTAACATGAACGTGATTGGCATGTGGGGGATGGCCGGTGTGGGAAAGACTACATTGGCAAGAGTAGTTGCCAGGCAAGCCAAGGAAGAAAAGTTATTCGAAGAGGTGGCCATGGCAGATGTGACACAGAGTCCAGACCTTAGACGAATCCAAGGAGAAATTGCAGACATGCTCGATCTAAAGTTTGACAAGGAGACTGTATCCGGAAGAGCAAGTCGTCTACATGAGAGATTATCACAAGACAGGAAGATACTTGTAATCTTAGATGATATATGGGAGAAACTTGAGTTGGAGACAATAGGAATTCCTTCTAAGGGATGCAAACTAGTACTGATATCCAGAAATCGAGATGTATTATTTTGTGAAATGGGCACCCAAAAGGATTTTGGACTTGAAGTTTTACCCAAAGAAGAAGCATGGAATTTATTTGAGAACATGGCGGGTGATTGTGTTAAAGACCCTAATTTGCGATGTGTAGCAACTGAGGTAGCTAAAGAGTGTGCAGGTCTACCTATTGCAATTGTAACAGTTTCTAAggcattaaaaaataagaatttacATGAGTGGAAGGATGCCTTGCAACTACTTAGAAGACCTGCTCCTGAACACCTCACAAGAATGCAGTCAACTATATACTCTTCTATAGAGTTGAGTTATAGTCATCTTGAAAGCCATGAGGTTCAATATTTGTTTTCGCGTTGTGCTGAAATGCCTTTCTCGGTTAACTATCTAGACTTACTGAAATATTGTTATGGTTTGGGTACATTTCATGGCATTAATACATTGGAAGAAACGAGAAATAGATTATATAGACTAGTTCGTAATCTAAAAGACTCTTGCCTATTGCTAGATTGTCCTCATAGTTCTGAGGATTATCATATGCATGACGTTGTTCATGATGTTGCTACATTAATTGCGTCGAAggttcacaatatgattatcgtGAGAGATGATGATGGGTTAAAAGAAACGCTAGATGGGGATGTACTCAAAAGATGCAAGGAGTTCTCTATTCGTGGTGGAGATTTCCATGAACTTCCTAATGAAATGGAATGTCCAGAATTAAGATTCCTTTATGTGAATGGTGGAGATCGTTCTTTGCATATCCCAGAGAATTTCTTTCAAGGCATGGAAAGGCTCAAAGTTTTGGATTTCACACAAATGCAACTTTCATCACTTCCTTCATCACTTCCTTTCGTTAAAAACCTGCGAACTTTGTGTTTGGATGGTTGTGTGTTGGACGACATAGCTGTAATTGGAGAGCTCAAGAATTTAGTAATTCTTAGCCTTCTTGGATCCCACATTTCGAAATTGCCAAGAGAAATAGGGTTGTTGACTCATTTGAGGTTGTTGGATTTGAGCAATTGTTCCAAACTTAAAGTGATTCCCCCTAATGTCCTATCAAGCTTGGTGGAATTAGAAGAGTTGTATATGGGGAATTCTTTTGTTCAATGGGAGGCTGAAGGACTCAATAATGAAGGAAATAATGCTAACCTTGCTGAGCTAAATCATTTGTGCCATTTGACCACTTTAGAGATACATATTCGAGATGCCAGCAGTCTACCTAAAGATCTGTTATTCGAAAAGTTGGAAAGATACGCAATATTTGTAGGAGATGTCTGGGATTGGTCTGATAAGCGTAGAGCCTCAAGAACATTAAAACTTAAGATGAATACAGGCTTGCACTCAGGGATTGGGATTAAAATGTTGTTGAAGGGAACAGAAAATCTTTATTTAGATGAGTTAAATGGTGTTAATAGTGTTCTACACGAATTAGATAGGGAAGGCTTTCAACAATTGAAGCATCTCCAAATCCAAAATAATCCTGATATTAAGTATATTGTTAACTCAAGGCTGTGGGTTATTGCCTTTCCTGCCTTGGAGacttttcttctaaaaaatatgACGGGTTTGGAAGAAATATATCATGGCCAACTTCCCTTAACATCCTTTGGTAACTTGAGAGTTGTAAAAGTGGAACATTgtgataaattaaaatttgtctTCTCATCATCAATAGCTAGGGGCCTTTCACAAATTGAAGAATTGGAGATAAGAGAATGCAACATCATGGGTGCAATAGTCGTTAAAGAAGGCAAAATGGAAGACACAGATCTAATCTTGTTCCCTAAACTGCGTTGCCTTGCACTAAGGCATCTTCCAAAGCTCATCAGCTTCTCAAGCACACAAAATTCATTCATAACTGATGCTGGAGAAATCACTAATTCAGAGGGCAAGCTTGATTTTTACATGCCAATTCTTCATGAACAG GTTGTGTTCCCCAATTTGGAAAGGTTGGAACTGTCCTCAATAGACTTGGAAGACGGACAACAATATCAACATCAGACAACAAGTTCCTCATGCAAATTAGAGAACATGCGATCAACGTCAAGGTTTCAAAATTTGTCACACTTGGAGGTGCAGGGCTCTGGTAATTTAAAATATCTATTGTCATTCTCTACAGCCAGATTTATGGTGCAACTCAAACACCTTCACATATTGGAATGTAAGGTTATGGAAGAGATTATAGTCACAGAAGACTTAGGAGTAGTAGAAGAAATAATTCCTAACGTATTGTTTCGTCGACTAGAATGCTTGGTACTAAACAATCTCCCAATGCTCAAAAGATTTTGCGTAGGAAGTAATATCGAATTTCCATCCTTGAAGCAACTACGGATTGAACACTGCTCTAAATTAAAGACTTTCATACTCAAACATGTTAGTTCAGGCATGAAGGCTGGCAAAGAGCTCATGGAAATGAATGGAATGGACAACCCTCGTAGTGTTGTGCAACCTCTCTTTAATGAAGAC GTTGCCTTCCCTAGTTTGGAAAAGCTGGCAATATCCCACATGGATGACATGGAAATCATATGGCACAACCAATTTGCCGTAGAATCCTTTTGCAAGCTTCAGACTCTAAAAGTTGAATGTTGTGAAAATCTTACGAATTACGTCTTTCAATCTAATATGTTGGCA